DNA from Thermoplasma acidophilum DSM 1728:
CATATCCATGCTGCAGGAATGGTCCATATAAATATGAAGTAAATGATCGAAAATAACATGAAAGCTGACATTTTCATCTTACGCAGTACTACTACGCTAACAAGTGCCAGTGTTACTGAGGCAAATGCCGTTTCAAAGAGAAAATACGTGCCTGTGGAAAGGCCGGTATCAAAGAATTTGGTACCTGTGAGCTTTACTGCAACTGTTTCCATCCGGAGCCAAATGCAGATACAGTCATCGTAAATACAAGAAGACCTGCAAGCAAAACCCAGAGATTATTTATAAAATCTGGTGATATCAGAATCACTTAGGGTGAAGTAATCGGCAGTGAGTATTTTAATTTTTATAGCAAATTAATATTTGTTTTTTTTAAATTTTGAGATAGTGTCGCAAATTTTGCGTGAGCGAATCACAGAAAGATCGTGAGATAAAATTCGTGAAAAAGTGAGGATGACTCTTTGAACGAACAAGGAGGTAGTGTATAATGCAATGTCTGAATAAATGTATCTGAAATATTCGATGGTGACGAAGTTTATGGAATCCCTGATGAGGAATAGGTATTTCTCAAGGAAAATGGTGGTAAACACAATTGATATTACAGGAGATGTCCCCTAACGAAGCATGGAAAGACCGAAGAACTTAAAGTATTAAGGGATTGTGATGGCGAGTTTCATACGTTACCCGGGAACTATGATCGAGTTATCGAAATAGAATATCCCGTACCATCGATGTATTAAAAAGGAATATCGACAAGGAAGATGAATCAGATACTTGAGGATCTTAGATTCACCTCCATAGGAGGAGACCGCAATGAAAATAATCCACCCCAGTACGGCGTAATTAAATGAAAAAATGGTCTGTCCGATCCAGGGGATTTCGTAAATGCCAGGACTCCATAACGGACATGTTCCAGAGGAGGTATCCCTGAGCATAAACAAAATTTAGGGCACTACATAGGCGGTGCGTAAGAAAACAATTGATATGAATTATAATTTATGCTCTCATTTGAACCTCACACGACCAGTTTTAACAGATGGCGATGTTCATAACCTAATTTGAGCTTTTTTTCATTATGATATAGCAATACGAATAAGCCTGCGCGTTCCTTTCGAAACACCGAAGTAATTTCATTTTTATTGGCAAACATTTAAATATATGTGTTCTATATTTAATAGAACAAACATCAGTGGTGAAGAAATGTCAGACGTTATTATGGTGAATACGGAATATATACCGGGAAAGCGTATTGTTAAGGTCTTCGGTACGATATGGGGTATAACCGTCAGGAGTAGGGGCCTGGGCGGAAATCTGGTCGCAGGGCTGCGTTCACTTGCCGGCGGAGAGATAAAGGAGTACACGAAGATGCTTTCCGATGCAAGGAACACCGCCATGGAGAGGCTGCAGAGCGCAGCAGAACAGATAGGTGCGAATGCGGTCATAAACGTACGGTTTGATTCTTCCGACATAGGCCAGGTTATGACAGAAATCGTGGCATACGGTACGGCCGTTCTTGTGGAGGACGTTACCGATAATATTCAGCGTGTCGGTCTTTCATGATGCGGTGATCTGATGGGTACGCCCCATACCATCAATCGCAGGGAAGCTACGATCGCTATCGGTATAGGCGTACTTTTCATGATCATCGCACTGATCGTGCAGGAGATAGCGCAGGATATCCCTGTATTTTTATTTCTGATAAAGGATCATTTCAGCACATCAGGCATTGTCGGCGAACTCTCCGTTTTCGAACTTAAAAATTCAATCCTTTATTCTCTGTATATCGGCCTTGCGGCTGGCTTCATACAGGAGGGCTTTACATTTCTTGCAGTTGATACCAGGGCAAGAAACATGGCATTCTTCATAGGCCTTGGGTTCTCGATTGTGGATATAGTTATTCTTTTCTTTGAAACATTCGTGGTCCCGGTGATTGAGATACACAGGTCGTTGATCTTAACACCATTTGAAGGCCTGCTTGTATCTCTCAACATAGTGTCATCTGTCCTGTTCCATCCAGGCACAGCAACATTCATGAAATGGGGGCAGATACGCGGGTTCGCTAGAATAACCTACATTATATCAGCTTTTTTGCACACCGCAATCGATGGTGGTGTCGTATACACGGATCTATATGTTATAATGAACCGATCTACTTATATCACTGCGAGTGCCATTTTCTGGACCGTCGCCATGTCCATATCGGTTATAATATTCATAGTCGGTCTTACGAAGCTTTCATCCGTGAGTGATGCAGATGAATTCAGGGTAGAAAAGCCTGTCGTGTTTTGAGGATCAGGACAGAACCTATTTTTTGAAAACCACTGCATCACATGGGTGCGATGAGATAAAGCATGCGGTAACCTAATATTATATTAGCACAGCGACTACCAATATCACTGTACTGCAGGCCAATACCGATTTTTCATAGATCAATGCTCACGTGCGTACTTTCTTGCAATACCAGAGACCTTTGAGATCACGTTCTGGGGAATAATAGGTGTTTCATGCAGATCTTTCCTCAGATCGACGATGATCCTGTCATCCTCTACACGCAGATCCCTATCGCAGTCTATGTTGAGTGCAAGCATCCATCCAACGCGATCCATATCTGACGCCTTTATTGTCCTTGGTACCAGGATGTTCACATCCGCATCCGACTCCTGATGCGATATCATAACTTTTCCATTTCTGGATGTCATTCGAACGCCTTCTGGAAGCCTCTCCACATCAAAGTGATTTCCGCTTCCTCTTGTTATGGCAATTAATTTAGAGTCTGTACCGTCATCTCTTGCTGTGGGATCCGAGCTTATGGTGTACAGATCCCTTATTATGGTCAGTGAACGATTGAAATTTTTTGTTTCGGCCAGGTTCAGTAGCATTCTCTCAAGAGTTAGATCGGTTTTTCCTTCGTTCACCATTACAACTTTGTTCCACAGAGGATCGTTGGCAATTGCCGATAGGGCTGTATTCTTGGCTAATCCTGGAAAAGGTGGATCAACGTAGCCCAGAGCGAGAAAACGCGATCCGTAATTTGGCCACACGATTCTGATATCATGCCCCTTGGGGCTGGTTTCTCTTATGATCCTGTTGACGCCGACGGATCGGGTAAATGAAAAGAGGTTAACATGCTCATAGGAATTGGATGGCATGATATCCACATAGATAGGATTCCTCCTCATAATGAGGCTTCTCACCTCGGCGACGCTTCTCGTTGAATCATAACCCATGTAACCGGTGTACTCAGCGAACGGTCCCTCATCGTATTCTTCATTTGGTATGTATCTGGCTTCTATCACTATTTCCGATGCGCTGGGCACTGGAACATCGTTCCTGAAGCCTTTTACGTAGTCGAAGCTGAAAATTCTCCCTATTTTCCTGTATTCATCGTCCATAAAGGCAGCAGCGGTAAGATAATGGATGGGCGGTGCACCTATTATTACGGACATCTCCAGAGATGATCCACTCTTCCTGCTCTGCTGAAGGTACGACCATAGGTGCCCGTGGCTCCCAGCATCGAAAGCGTATCTATCTTCAGATATGATCTGGATCCTTGTAAAGCTCAGATTTATCCTTTCTGGATCATTTGGATCTCTTGCAGCCACTATACCACCGGTTATGTATCTTCCATTACCTGTCTTTTTTCCGTCATTTTTGTAATGTCTTAACACTGGAAGCGAGAGGAGATTTGGTTTGTCTTCCGGGTACAAGTCTGCAGGGAGAGATCCTTTTATCTGTATATCAGGCAAAGAACCTTCTCCTGTTATTCTGGCCCATTTCCTGTAGAAATCGGCTTCATTTGCGGAACCGAGTATCTTCATCATCCTTTCTTCTGTTAAAAATAGACCAGTTATGATAGAGAATCCGGGAAAATTCTTTATACTATTGAATCTCATTATCTTTCCAGTCTTTTCCATCATTGAAGCCAGAGTTGAGATCTCGAAATTCGGTGATAGATCCTCGTTTACGTCAACAACATTCCCGGCAGTTTCCTCGTCTGATACGAATTCTCTTAGCACCTTACCATGCATTATCCCTGTCATGGGAAATCATCTCTTTTCAGCGTTTTTATTCTGTTTTCCGTTATTACTATCATCATTGCGGAAAAGGTTCAAACGTGATGTAGAAGGAAATCCCACCACGTATAGGAAGTGATCCTCTCTTGAATGATTGCTACTATCTTCCACTTCCTTCAGGAAACTCTCGTTCATTTCAGCATATTTCGCCATGGTCTCTCTGGATAACGAGGAAAATGACATGATGATGAGATCATCTCTTATTTCCTCTCGGTATATGTTCATCTCCCCAGGAGTGGCCATTGCCACCTGTTCAGCCATGATAGAGAATATGGCGGATGCCGTGGCCAGAAATGAGACCATCAGATTCCTGAGATCCTCGTCATCCATGACCATAAGTGCATTCTTGAGATCTTCGGATCCAACGCTTGCAAACAGATCCTCGTTTATGTAATAGTATTTTTCAACGTAGTTTCTGTTGGTTTCGGTTTTAACCTGTGTAATCACGCCATCAGACAGCATATCCTTTATTATCTGGTAAAGGTTCGATCTGCTTGTTTTTATGATCTTTGAAAGCTGCGTTACAGTCATGGGCCCATTTTTTATTATGAGTGTCAATATCATTAGCCTGGTCCTGTTGGCAAAATTTTTCAGCAGCAGATCGACATTTTTTCCAGATCCGTTCATGGTGGCATATTTTTATATAAGATAATAATCTACGTATAAGCTTGATTTATATGTATAATGAGAACATGAATAATGGGATGCCTCGCAATTTTCAGCTGACTGTTGCTAATGCAGCTATATCTAGGTTTGGGCTTTCGGCTTACAACCTTGTCATAATATGGGTTATACTGCAGGTCACAGGAAAGCCCGCGCTTGCAGGCCTGGCTGACAGCATGATGACATTTCCGCTGATGCTGAGCATAGTTGTCGGATCATTTGTGGATAGAATGTGGCTGAAGAAGGAACTGGCAATAAGTGCAGCAGTGATTCGGGTTGTTCTGCTTCTCTTCATCCTATTTGCCATCCACACAGGAAAAGATCTATACATCGCTGTTTCGATATTTGCTGCAACGTTCATTTTGGGTTTTACATCAGATGTAATAGATTCCGTTCGGTCTTCCTGGATGAAAGCTTTTCTGAGAGAAGATCAGTACAAAGCTGGATCCTCTGAGATGTCTTCAGCGACAATGATCGCGCAGGGTGTCGGTTTCATCTTATCAGGCATAATAATCGCCTTAGGCGATATCAGGTCGTTTCTCGTTCTAACACTGATATTTCTAATTTCGATATTGCCTATTCTTGCGATAAGGCATGCGAGATACGGTGGAACCGATACCATCCAGAATTACATAAAAGAAGGGATAAAGCTGGCTATCGGTGATGGCAGGATCAGGGAGGTCATAATAATAGGCCTTATTGGAAATTTTATAGTGGGCATGGCGGCCATCATGTTCATATCGCTTGTACAGGTAGGATTCAGGCTCCCAGCCATCTATGTATCCATGATATTCGGAGTTCTGGTATTCGGCATTGCGATCGGTTCCGTCGCTGGGAGTAAGATCACCGGAAATGTTGGAAGAATAAGCATTGCAATGTACGCCATTGTCGGGATTTCCTTTTTCTCAATATCGCTTGTTAAAAATGCACTCCTTGCCGTACCGCCTTCATTCATAGCCGGAATGGCCATGGGCATCGAGAATGTGGCGGTGAACACGTCGCTGATGAGGATAATACCAATAGATATGATGGCAAGGATACAGGGCGCTTTCAATACATTTGGCATTGCGGCCACCGCCGTCTCAAGTATTGTTGGTGGCTTTCTATACCAGTCTGCAGGCAGGATCTATTCATTTATGATAGTTGGGGTCTCCATGATTCTGGTTTCAGCCCTGATAAAGTTCTTGAGGAACTTTTCCAGCATGATTTATTAGAAAGTTAGAGGTTTGGGGAAAGCAGTAAAACTCAGATCTTCAGCGATGTGATACACGGACTTCCCCCAATAGAAGAGTTTATAATGTGTATGCAGACATAGAACAGTAGGGCTGGTGCGGTCCGAACTTACGCCTGTGGAGATCGCTATCTCGGGCTTGTCCGGTATATATCCGTACAGGCAGAAGTCGGTCTATGAATCAGGAAGAAGTTATGACGCCTCGGTATAGGGAGTGGCTCGATGTATCCTCCGCTGTCTTGAAAAAGCACATAATCTCCTGGTTTTCTTCTATATTATTTTTCCATCTATAGATTGATTTTACACCGGTGATAATGCTTATGCAGGCGGTAAAGCCAGATTCCATAGCTTTAGTTCAAACAATATTTGCTGTTTTCAAATCGTCAAAAGTTGTTATCACATAGTAAGGCATGAATTCATTATGCTTAAACACAATTTAATCTTGTCAGAATGAACGTTAGTGTTGAATAAGGAATAATAATGCGACATACCAACTGTGGGATGATATATTCTATGGATAGTGTCCTGAATTTTGTGTAAGGAGATCGTTGAAAGATCATGAAAAAAAATTCATGAAAAATAGAAGAATGCCTCCTCGAAGGGACGAGAAGGCAATGTATAATGGAATGTCCGGACAAAGATATTTAAGATAGCCCAATCGACAGTGAGGGAGTTCATGGAATCGTTAATGAGAATAGCGATAAAGGCAATTCTGGAAGAGAATGGTAAACACAACGAATACTACGAAAGGGATCTTTTAACGAGATACGGTAAAACAGAAGAACTTAAAGTATTCAGGGATCGTGATGATGTATTACGTATATATTCGAACCTTATCAACGATTTATCGGTATAGAGGATCTCATACTGTCGATGTATTCTAAGGGCATATCGACGAGGAAGATGGCAGATATACTCGACGAAGTGTTTCACAGCAGGTACAGCAGATCCACCATATCGAGGATAACTGACATAACTGTACCGAAGATAGAGAAATGGAAGAGGAGATCGCTCAACAGAAGGTACATAGCGATATTCATGGATGCCATGTTTTTTGCTTAGAAGGGAAACCGTGGAGAAGGAATGTACGATATTTGCCATGGGTATAGATGAATACGGTCAATACGAAATATTGGGTTTTTACATCAACCCGGTGGAGAATCATATAGCCTACAGGAACGTGAAATGTTTATCGCATCTCTGGACAAATTGCGAAATTAATTATGATCCATGTTGTTCCACGTCTAATAAATGGCAGTAAAGAGGGTATACAAACCCGAGGAGAAACTGAAGATCGTCCTTGAGGGGATGATCGGTACCATATCATTAACGGATTTATGCAGGAAATATGATCGAAACCAACAAGATTCTACCACTGGAAGGATCAGCTCCTAAACAGTGCGCCGGAGATATTAGAGAACCATGGTAAGAAAGTAAATGATAATCGCATCATGTCTGAGAAGTATGATGAGATTGCAAGGCTCAAGGCAACCATGGCTGACATCATATCAGAGAATTTAGATCTCAAAAAAGATTGGAGGACGCTTAAGGAGTAGCGAACGTATAAGATCGCATTTCTATGATATCCGTTGAACAGTTAGGAATACAGTTGAAAATTAAGGTTATTCCGTATCAAGGGTACTTTCCATGCTGGGATTATCCAGATCCTGGTACTATTCACAGATATCGTTCTCGCCCATCCTCGACGGAAGGTTCAGTCCTATGACGATAAGAGATGACGATGAATATATCATCATAGGATTCAAGCACCAGCATCCGAAGATGTCCTTCAGGGAGATCGCCTACACCCCGATAGAGGAGGATCTTGCATATCTTTCCCCTTCTGCAGTCTACAGGATACTGAAGAGGCACGATCTGATAACGCCCTGGAAACATCGGGTGTGGGAATCAACAAAACCGGAACATGCAAAATCCCCTGATGAGAAATGGCAGACCGATATAATGTATGTGAAAATTCAAAGCATGCATTCAGGAAGATGAACGGATACTAGAAATGCAGCGATGAGATCAAAGAGATGTTCAACAAGGGGTACCCTTTATAAATACACAGAATACTGTAGACGATCATCTGTCGAGCGACCTCACAGGTCAAGTGTTTAGACTGCTACCTATCCGACTCTCACGCTAACATCGTCATGCAAGCATGGTCAAAAGAACTTTTTATGGCATCTAAGGATTGCCATCGTAGCCTATGCTCCTCCGTCATTATAAGATCGTCTAGGAAACTTTCTGAAATAATTGTAAAAAACGATAAGGCAGTGTTCAAGGAAAATAAAGGAAAACCTTATCCTAAAAGAGAAATACGAATAAGGTTTATTTCAGAGATAAATGCAAAAGTATTGATATTTTTTTATAATATCTCAAAATTATGAACGATCATATGGGTGACTGACCAGAAAGCATTGGTACAGTTATCTTAGCATTATTTTACAAATTAAAATTCGTAAGACAAGAACAGCACTTTCTTTCTTATGATACCTTAAAGAACCAATAAAGATACGGGCCCGGTGGGATTTGGACCCACGATTCCCGACTTAGAAGGACGGTGCCTTATCCTAGCTAGGCCACGGGCCCAGTGAGGCTATTCAAATTCGTTATATAAAAGTTAGGAGGTGTGGAAAGAGGCTTGAAGCCAGAGAATAATTTGGGTAAAAAGAAGAATGGTCTTAACCAGACAATGGAAATAGATACAGCTTAATCCGATATAACGATTATAGTTCATGGACGAGAATAGAGGAAGCAGAATAGCCATAAACCTGACAGGAAAAATAGCACTTGTTACAGGTTCAAGTTCCGGTCTCGGAGCTGCCATTGCGAAGTATATGGCCAGAGCCGGCGCCAAGGTTGCAGTGCATTACCGCAGCGGAAAGGATCGTGCGGACGCGATCGTTGATGAGATAAAAAATGATGGTGGCTTCGCCATGGCGTTCTATGGCGATGTATCAAAGAAGGAAGATGTCCAGAAGCTATTCTCAGAAATAGACAGTAAACTCGGCACTGTTGATATACTTGTCAACAACGCTGGTATAGACGGTAAGCGAGAACTGGTTGGCGAAGATGATCCTGATGACTGGGAGAAGGTAATAGAGGTCAACCTCATGGGCCCTTATTACTGCGCAAGGGAAGCAGTTAAGCGCATGAAACCGAAAAAAAGCGGTGTGATCATAAACATAACGTCAGTCCACGAATACGTACCATGGTCCGGATACACAGCATACAGCAGTGCAAAGGCGGGTCTTTCTATGTTCACGAAGGCACTGGCACAGGAGCTGTCTGATTACAACATCCGCGTGGTTGCAATAGCGCCAGGTGCCATAAAGACACCCATAAACAAGGACGTATGGGGCAATCCCGAATCGCTAAAGGATCTGCTCAACAAGATAGCGATGCCGAGGCTTGGTGAAGTTGATGATATAGGCCAAGCAGCTGTCTTTCTTGCCAGCGATCTTGCCTCATACATAACCGGAACAACACTGCTTGTCGATGGGGGCATGGCTCTCTATCCGGATTTCAAGCATGGCGGATGAATGATCAGCGTCCAGAATAATCGGTAAGGAATCAATCTCTCTGAAACATGATCCTCATCATCTCTCCCCTTATCTCATATTTCTTTGTGAAACCCTCTATGTTCAACTTCTCAACGTCTTCCATCGTGAGCGCATGTTTTCCAGCGACCCTGTGGAAGCTCCTCAGATTTGGCCTATAGTATTCGTATACAGCCAGAACGCCATGATCGGAAACATACTTTGCCATGTTCCTTAGGCCATCTTCACGGCACTTCCAGTGATGAAATGAGATAGATGTGAAGACGAAATCGTATCTGCGATCGAAGGGGATCGATCTGC
Protein-coding regions in this window:
- a CDS encoding YbjQ family protein produces the protein MSDVIMVNTEYIPGKRIVKVFGTIWGITVRSRGLGGNLVAGLRSLAGGEIKEYTKMLSDARNTAMERLQSAAEQIGANAVINVRFDSSDIGQVMTEIVAYGTAVLVEDVTDNIQRVGLS
- a CDS encoding UbiD family decarboxylase, giving the protein MTGIMHGKVLREFVSDEETAGNVVDVNEDLSPNFEISTLASMMEKTGKIMRFNSIKNFPGFSIITGLFLTEERMMKILGSANEADFYRKWARITGEGSLPDIQIKGSLPADLYPEDKPNLLSLPVLRHYKNDGKKTGNGRYITGGIVAARDPNDPERINLSFTRIQIISEDRYAFDAGSHGHLWSYLQQSRKSGSSLEMSVIIGAPPIHYLTAAAFMDDEYRKIGRIFSFDYVKGFRNDVPVPSASEIVIEARYIPNEEYDEGPFAEYTGYMGYDSTRSVAEVRSLIMRRNPIYVDIMPSNSYEHVNLFSFTRSVGVNRIIRETSPKGHDIRIVWPNYGSRFLALGYVDPPFPGLAKNTALSAIANDPLWNKVVMVNEGKTDLTLERMLLNLAETKNFNRSLTIIRDLYTISSDPTARDDGTDSKLIAITRGSGNHFDVERLPEGVRMTSRNGKVMISHQESDADVNILVPRTIKASDMDRVGWMLALNIDCDRDLRVEDDRIIVDLRKDLHETPIIPQNVISKVSGIARKYAREH
- a CDS encoding winged helix-turn-helix domain-containing protein → MNGSGKNVDLLLKNFANRTRLMILTLIIKNGPMTVTQLSKIIKTSRSNLYQIIKDMLSDGVITQVKTETNRNYVEKYYYINEDLFASVGSEDLKNALMVMDDEDLRNLMVSFLATASAIFSIMAEQVAMATPGEMNIYREEIRDDLIIMSFSSLSRETMAKYAEMNESFLKEVEDSSNHSREDHFLYVVGFPSTSRLNLFRNDDSNNGKQNKNAEKR
- a CDS encoding MFS transporter, whose translation is MPRNFQLTVANAAISRFGLSAYNLVIIWVILQVTGKPALAGLADSMMTFPLMLSIVVGSFVDRMWLKKELAISAAVIRVVLLLFILFAIHTGKDLYIAVSIFAATFILGFTSDVIDSVRSSWMKAFLREDQYKAGSSEMSSATMIAQGVGFILSGIIIALGDIRSFLVLTLIFLISILPILAIRHARYGGTDTIQNYIKEGIKLAIGDGRIREVIIIGLIGNFIVGMAAIMFISLVQVGFRLPAIYVSMIFGVLVFGIAIGSVAGSKITGNVGRISIAMYAIVGISFFSISLVKNALLAVPPSFIAGMAMGIENVAVNTSLMRIIPIDMMARIQGAFNTFGIAATAVSSIVGGFLYQSAGRIYSFMIVGVSMILVSALIKFLRNFSSMIY
- the cutA gene encoding divalent cation tolerance protein CutA, with translation MESGFTACISIITGVKSIYRWKNNIEENQEIMCFFKTAEDTSSHSLYRGVITSS
- a CDS encoding transposase, which gives rise to MYSKGISTRKMADILDEVFHSRYSRSTISRITDITVPKIEKWKRRSLNRRYIAIFMDAMFFA
- a CDS encoding helix-turn-helix domain-containing protein, which translates into the protein MLGLSRSWYYSQISFSPILDGRFSPMTIRDDDEYIIIGFKHQHPKMSFREIAYTPIEEDLAYLSPSAVYRILKRHDLITPWKHRVWESTKPEHAKSPDEKWQTDIMYVKIQSMHSGR
- a CDS encoding SDR family oxidoreductase, which translates into the protein MDENRGSRIAINLTGKIALVTGSSSGLGAAIAKYMARAGAKVAVHYRSGKDRADAIVDEIKNDGGFAMAFYGDVSKKEDVQKLFSEIDSKLGTVDILVNNAGIDGKRELVGEDDPDDWEKVIEVNLMGPYYCAREAVKRMKPKKSGVIINITSVHEYVPWSGYTAYSSAKAGLSMFTKALAQELSDYNIRVVAIAPGAIKTPINKDVWGNPESLKDLLNKIAMPRLGEVDDIGQAAVFLASDLASYITGTTLLVDGGMALYPDFKHGG